A window of Marinobacter salarius contains these coding sequences:
- a CDS encoding histone deacetylase family protein — protein sequence MKAFFHPSQDQHLPKTYFTRGQMRQPQEVPDRTAQMLEGLKAMGIPVLQPADQGAGAISKVHDLGYLRFLESAHRRWSKMEDWGDEVISNIFVRSPNALKGILAEAARYQADGSCPIGANTWDAAYWSAQTALGAADALVAGERHAYAVCRPPGHHARKDSAGGFCYLNNAAIAAEHLKPRYPRIAILDTDMHHGQGIQEIFYDRSDVLYVSIHGDPTNFYPVVSGYEDERGEGEGFGYNINLPMPHGASEEDFFAKLDEALAAIRLFQPDVLILTLGFDIYHNDPQAKVSVSSEGFCRLGSDIRRTGLPTLVVQEGGYDLEALSTNVQQFFKGLEG from the coding sequence ATGAAGGCGTTTTTTCATCCCTCTCAGGATCAGCATCTTCCGAAAACTTACTTCACCCGCGGCCAGATGCGACAGCCCCAGGAAGTTCCTGATCGCACCGCACAAATGCTGGAAGGGCTGAAGGCCATGGGCATTCCGGTGTTGCAGCCGGCAGACCAGGGTGCCGGAGCGATCTCCAAGGTCCATGACCTGGGCTATCTGCGCTTCCTGGAATCCGCACACCGGCGCTGGTCAAAGATGGAAGACTGGGGTGACGAAGTGATTTCCAACATCTTCGTTCGGTCACCGAATGCCCTCAAGGGCATCCTTGCCGAAGCTGCCCGCTACCAGGCCGATGGCAGTTGCCCCATCGGGGCAAACACCTGGGACGCCGCCTACTGGTCAGCCCAGACAGCGCTCGGCGCTGCTGACGCCCTGGTTGCCGGCGAGCGCCACGCCTACGCGGTTTGTCGACCGCCGGGCCACCACGCCCGAAAGGATTCCGCCGGCGGCTTCTGTTACCTCAACAATGCCGCTATTGCTGCAGAACACTTGAAACCCCGTTATCCCAGGATTGCCATACTGGACACCGACATGCACCACGGCCAGGGCATCCAGGAAATCTTCTACGACCGCAGCGATGTTCTCTATGTTTCGATTCATGGTGATCCCACCAATTTCTACCCGGTCGTCAGTGGCTATGAAGATGAACGTGGGGAAGGGGAAGGATTTGGCTACAACATTAACCTACCGATGCCCCATGGCGCTTCGGAGGAAGATTTCTTCGCCAAACTGGACGAAGCACTGGCGGCCATTCGACTGTTCCAGCCAGACGTTCTGATTCTTACCCTGGGGTTCGACATCTACCACAACGACCCCCAGGCCAAAGTATCGGTTTCTTCGGAAGGCTTCTGTCGCCTCGGTTCCGATATCCGTCGCACCGGCCTGCCCACACTGGTGGTGCAGGAAGGCGGCTATGATCTGGAAGCCCTGAGCACCAACGTGCAGCAATTCTTCAAGGGGCTGGAAGGGTAG
- a CDS encoding NAD-dependent succinate-semialdehyde dehydrogenase: MIESPLLPKLTGYIGGRWSESPDGNTFDVYNPATGEVVASVASMSESEVYKAVEAGKSALRLTSPYSIETRRKWLEDIRDALKANKEEVGRILCMEHGKPLKEAQGEVDYAAGFFDYCSKHIQALDAHTLAEKPKDCTWTVHYRPIGVAGLITPWNFPIGMIAKKLSAALAAGCPSVIKPASETPLTMIALFALMDKHVDLPDGMVNLVMGKASVIGKVLCESPDVPMLSFTGSTEVGRKLILDTADQVKKLALELGGNAPFIVFDDADLDAAADNLIANKFRGGGQTCVCANRIFVHEKVVDEFGQKLADRVNRMTVGNGLTEDVDLGPLINKAGFDKVKRHVEDALERGGELVAGKKPADLGDGHLFFPPTVISGVTRDMCCSREETFGPLVPMATFRTEDEVIDAGNDTEFGLASYVFTADAERAQRVAAGLRFGHCGWNTGTGPTPEAPFGGMKASGTGREGGLEGLFEFVEAQTVPRGF, translated from the coding sequence ATGATCGAGTCACCACTGCTTCCCAAGCTGACTGGCTACATCGGCGGTCGCTGGTCTGAGTCGCCGGACGGTAACACCTTCGATGTCTATAACCCGGCCACGGGGGAGGTGGTTGCCAGTGTGGCATCGATGTCCGAGAGCGAAGTGTACAAGGCAGTTGAAGCGGGCAAGTCTGCGCTTCGTTTAACCAGCCCGTATTCCATCGAAACCCGCCGTAAATGGCTGGAAGATATTCGTGATGCGCTCAAGGCCAATAAAGAGGAAGTGGGCCGTATCCTGTGCATGGAGCACGGCAAGCCGTTGAAGGAAGCCCAGGGTGAGGTCGATTACGCCGCCGGGTTCTTCGATTACTGCTCCAAACACATCCAGGCGCTGGACGCTCACACTCTCGCGGAAAAACCAAAAGACTGTACCTGGACCGTGCATTATCGCCCCATTGGCGTAGCTGGCCTGATTACCCCCTGGAACTTCCCCATCGGCATGATTGCCAAGAAGCTGTCTGCAGCCTTGGCGGCGGGTTGCCCGTCGGTGATCAAACCGGCCAGCGAGACGCCGTTGACCATGATTGCGCTGTTCGCGCTGATGGACAAACACGTCGACCTGCCAGACGGTATGGTCAACCTGGTTATGGGCAAAGCCAGTGTGATCGGCAAGGTGCTGTGCGAAAGCCCCGATGTGCCCATGCTCAGTTTCACCGGTTCCACGGAAGTGGGCCGCAAGCTGATACTGGATACGGCAGATCAGGTGAAGAAGCTGGCCCTGGAGTTGGGTGGCAACGCGCCCTTTATTGTCTTTGACGATGCGGATCTGGATGCCGCAGCCGATAACCTGATCGCCAACAAGTTCCGGGGCGGCGGCCAGACCTGTGTCTGCGCCAACCGGATTTTTGTGCACGAGAAAGTGGTGGATGAATTCGGTCAGAAACTTGCCGACCGGGTCAATCGCATGACCGTGGGTAATGGTTTGACGGAAGACGTTGACCTCGGCCCGCTGATCAACAAAGCCGGGTTCGACAAGGTCAAGCGCCACGTGGAAGACGCCCTTGAGCGGGGTGGTGAACTGGTGGCTGGCAAAAAACCGGCAGACCTGGGGGATGGCCACCTGTTCTTCCCGCCGACAGTCATTTCCGGGGTGACCCGGGACATGTGCTGCTCCCGCGAGGAAACCTTCGGGCCGCTGGTGCCCATGGCCACCTTCCGCACTGAGGACGAGGTTATCGATGCCGGTAACGACACCGAATTTGGCCTGGCGTCTTACGTGTTCACGGCCGACGCGGAACGCGCCCAGCGGGTGGCCGCCGGGCTGCGTTTTGGTCATTGCGGCTGGAATACCGGTACCGGCCCCACGCCGGAGGCGCCGTTCGGGGGCATGAAGGCGTCCGGCACTGGCCGCGAAGGCGGCCTGGAGGGCCTGTTCGAATTCGTCGAAGCCCAGACCGTCCCGCGCGGTTTCTAG
- a CDS encoding phosphate ABC transporter substrate-binding protein, whose translation MAIRRVSVPALLIALCLLSSVSRAELVIIGHHGGPDSITVQQVKDIYLNRSSRMPDGQRVVAFQLPAGNSMRDEFNDLITERNDAWLKSFWSRQVLTGKGHPPREVSSANSMKSVVSSTLGSIGYLDSTLVDDSVKVLLTPEP comes from the coding sequence ATGGCGATTCGACGCGTATCCGTGCCCGCATTGCTCATCGCGTTGTGCCTGTTGAGCAGTGTCTCCCGGGCGGAATTGGTGATCATCGGCCACCACGGTGGCCCGGATTCCATCACCGTGCAACAGGTGAAGGACATCTACCTGAACCGCAGCTCACGAATGCCTGACGGCCAGCGCGTGGTCGCGTTCCAGCTTCCAGCGGGCAACAGCATGCGGGATGAGTTCAATGACCTGATCACCGAGCGCAATGACGCCTGGCTGAAGTCGTTCTGGTCGCGGCAGGTTCTGACCGGGAAGGGCCATCCGCCGAGGGAGGTATCCTCGGCGAACAGCATGAAGAGCGTGGTGTCATCCACCCTGGGCAGTATCGGTTACCTCGATTCCACCCTGGTGGATGATTCCGTTAAGGTCCTGTTGACGCCGGAACCCTAG
- the uvrD gene encoding DNA helicase II, whose translation MDVSHIIDALNDAQREAVTAQNDHLLVLAGAGSGKTRVLVHRIAWLMQVDKVPPTGILAVTFTNKAAKEMRYRIEQMMNIPARGLWFGTFHGIAHRLLRAHYQDAGLPENFQVLDSDDQLRLIKRVMRELQIDESRWPPKQAQWFINGQKDEGLRAEHIQENPGDHFTATMLTVYRQYEKLCNLSGLVDFGELLLRSHELWLYRPELLSHYQSRFQQILVDEFQDTNTIQYAWLQILAGNRVPLTVVGDDDQSIYGWRGAKIENIQQYQRDFPNARMVRLEQNYRSTQLILKAANAVIANNQGRLGKELWTDGPDGEPISLYAAFNEQDEANYIADTIGSWVNEGNLRSESAILYRSNAQSRVLEESLIRQGIPYRVYGGLRFYDRQEIRNAIAYLRLVHYRRDDAAFERVVNIPARGIGAKSLADMRAFATERSISLWESAERLLEAGQVKGRAKTGLQSFMGIIERLTEMVDDASLHGLMKTTLELSGLKDYHASEKGEKGQARVENLEELVNALSDYEVEEGVDPLSEFIAQAALDAGEAQAEANEDCVQLMTLHSAKGLEFPLVFLAGVEEGLFPHSMSLEEPGRMEEERRLAYVGITRAMQKLVLTYAESRRLYGQEKFHALSRFVREIPGDCIQEVRLRNTVSRPAMMARPNEGLFSQEPDVGTGFSLGQRVRHPKFGEGIVMNSEGSGHHTRVQVNFDEGAKWLVLAYAPLEAC comes from the coding sequence ATGGATGTCTCCCACATTATCGACGCCCTGAACGACGCCCAACGTGAGGCAGTGACGGCCCAGAATGACCACTTGCTGGTGCTGGCCGGTGCGGGCAGTGGCAAGACCCGGGTGCTGGTGCACCGGATCGCCTGGTTGATGCAGGTGGACAAGGTGCCGCCCACCGGCATCCTGGCGGTGACCTTCACCAACAAAGCGGCGAAGGAAATGCGCTACCGCATTGAGCAGATGATGAATATTCCGGCTCGGGGCCTCTGGTTTGGCACCTTTCACGGCATTGCCCACCGGTTGCTCCGGGCCCATTACCAGGACGCCGGCCTGCCAGAGAACTTTCAGGTGCTGGACAGCGACGACCAGTTGCGGCTGATCAAGCGCGTGATGCGTGAGCTGCAGATTGATGAAAGCCGCTGGCCGCCGAAGCAGGCCCAGTGGTTTATCAACGGCCAGAAAGACGAAGGGTTACGGGCGGAACACATCCAGGAAAATCCGGGCGATCATTTCACGGCCACAATGCTGACGGTTTACCGACAGTACGAGAAGCTCTGCAACCTAAGCGGCTTGGTGGATTTTGGCGAGCTGTTGCTACGCTCCCACGAACTCTGGCTGTACCGTCCGGAACTACTGAGCCATTACCAGAGCCGTTTCCAGCAGATCCTGGTGGACGAATTTCAGGACACCAATACCATCCAGTACGCCTGGCTGCAGATCCTGGCCGGGAACCGGGTGCCGCTAACGGTGGTGGGCGACGACGACCAGTCCATCTACGGCTGGCGGGGCGCGAAGATCGAAAACATCCAGCAGTACCAGCGGGACTTTCCCAACGCCCGGATGGTGCGATTGGAACAGAATTACCGCTCCACGCAACTGATCCTGAAAGCCGCCAACGCGGTGATTGCCAACAACCAGGGCCGGTTGGGCAAGGAACTCTGGACCGATGGCCCGGATGGCGAGCCCATCAGTTTGTATGCGGCCTTCAACGAGCAGGACGAAGCCAACTACATCGCCGACACCATTGGTAGCTGGGTCAACGAGGGTAACCTGCGCAGCGAGTCGGCCATTCTTTACCGCTCCAACGCCCAGTCCCGGGTGCTGGAAGAATCCCTGATCCGCCAGGGCATTCCCTACCGCGTTTATGGCGGCCTGCGATTCTACGACCGTCAGGAAATTCGCAACGCCATCGCTTATCTGCGTCTGGTGCACTATCGCCGGGACGATGCGGCGTTTGAGCGCGTGGTGAATATTCCCGCCCGTGGTATTGGCGCCAAGAGCCTGGCGGATATGCGCGCGTTCGCCACGGAGCGCAGTATCTCCTTGTGGGAGTCTGCCGAGCGTTTGTTGGAGGCTGGGCAGGTGAAGGGCCGCGCCAAAACCGGTCTGCAATCCTTCATGGGCATCATCGAACGCCTGACGGAGATGGTGGACGATGCCTCATTGCATGGTCTGATGAAGACAACACTGGAGTTGAGCGGCCTCAAGGATTACCACGCCAGTGAAAAGGGTGAGAAGGGGCAGGCGCGGGTGGAGAACCTGGAAGAACTGGTGAATGCCCTGTCGGATTATGAGGTGGAAGAGGGCGTTGATCCGCTGTCGGAATTCATCGCCCAGGCAGCGCTGGACGCCGGCGAGGCTCAGGCGGAAGCGAATGAGGACTGCGTGCAGCTTATGACCCTTCATTCCGCCAAGGGCCTGGAGTTTCCGCTGGTATTCCTGGCCGGTGTGGAGGAAGGCCTGTTTCCCCACAGTATGTCGTTGGAAGAACCGGGGCGGATGGAAGAAGAGCGGCGCCTGGCCTATGTGGGCATTACCCGGGCCATGCAAAAGCTGGTGCTTACTTACGCCGAATCCCGCCGTTTGTACGGACAGGAGAAATTCCACGCGCTGTCGCGCTTTGTTCGCGAGATTCCCGGGGACTGCATCCAGGAAGTACGGTTGCGCAATACGGTGAGCCGTCCGGCCATGATGGCCCGGCCCAATGAGGGCCTGTTCAGCCAGGAACCTGACGTTGGCACGGGTTTCAGCCTGGGCCAGCGGGTACGCCATCCAAAGTTTGGCGAGGGTATCGTGATGAACTCCGAGGGCTCTGGCCACCATACCCGGGTGCAGGTGAACTTTGATGAGGGGGCTAAGTGGCTGGTGTTGGCCTACGCGCCGTTGGAGGCATGCTGA
- a CDS encoding Fic family protein, with protein sequence MTSWMNAAPFAPTGRVKAYGDLPDRVSILNRESAKLAGHLNHETAQTIRRHMAVINSYYSNLIEGNQTLPHQIREAQRGNYDSDPTARDHQLESVAHIKVQDWIRSASRDLDEVLSPEFIRSIHRHFYADLPERLKVVKDEDGNEQRVVGGEFRTSTVSIGRHIPPDHQYVKTLVDQFCSEYKSQRYVGEMRITALMAAHHRLLWIHPFLDGNGRVVRLWTDAALQAAGVEGIGVWCLSRGLARSSSNYKAKLAHADYPLQGTADGRGPLSETGLTDFTRFMVDTAIDQVDYVGSLLDLKGMQQRIENYVNARRDGRIVACPDPLKPEASLILFQAFIQGSVERAHALRLAGGRDGKDRTARRALHQLKADGLLSERNNRSPLKWEIPEHAEPFYFPNLSS encoded by the coding sequence ATGACATCCTGGATGAATGCCGCTCCTTTCGCGCCCACAGGAAGGGTAAAGGCCTACGGAGACCTTCCGGATAGAGTGAGTATTCTAAATCGCGAATCAGCGAAGCTGGCGGGGCATCTCAACCATGAGACAGCCCAGACCATCCGTCGCCACATGGCTGTAATTAACTCCTATTACTCCAATCTGATCGAAGGGAACCAAACGCTGCCACACCAAATCCGTGAGGCGCAGCGTGGTAACTATGACAGTGATCCCACAGCTCGAGATCACCAGTTGGAGTCAGTGGCGCACATTAAAGTTCAGGATTGGATTCGATCCGCTTCTCGGGACTTGGATGAAGTCTTGTCGCCAGAGTTCATCCGATCCATTCACCGCCATTTTTACGCAGATCTTCCCGAGAGACTAAAGGTCGTCAAGGACGAAGACGGAAACGAGCAGAGAGTGGTTGGTGGTGAATTCCGCACCAGTACGGTCTCCATCGGTAGACACATCCCGCCAGATCACCAATACGTGAAGACACTGGTGGATCAGTTCTGTTCTGAGTACAAGAGTCAGCGATACGTCGGTGAAATGCGGATTACCGCTCTAATGGCCGCACATCATCGATTGCTATGGATCCACCCCTTTCTTGATGGGAACGGGCGGGTTGTTCGTCTCTGGACAGATGCGGCGTTGCAGGCGGCCGGTGTTGAAGGGATTGGTGTATGGTGCCTTAGCCGCGGTTTAGCTCGGTCCTCGAGCAACTACAAGGCCAAGCTTGCACATGCTGATTATCCACTGCAGGGCACGGCCGATGGCCGAGGTCCACTGAGCGAAACAGGTTTAACGGATTTCACCCGATTCATGGTCGATACGGCAATTGATCAGGTGGATTACGTCGGAAGCCTGCTTGATCTGAAAGGAATGCAGCAACGCATCGAGAATTATGTCAACGCGCGACGGGACGGCCGTATTGTGGCTTGTCCCGATCCCCTAAAGCCTGAAGCATCGCTTATTTTGTTTCAGGCATTCATTCAGGGCTCTGTCGAGCGGGCTCATGCGTTGCGCCTGGCTGGCGGTCGTGACGGGAAAGACCGGACCGCTCGACGAGCACTTCATCAGTTAAAGGCTGATGGATTACTAAGCGAAAGGAACAACCGCTCCCCGTTAAAATGGGAAATTCCGGAACACGCTGAGCCATTCTATTTCCCAAATCTCTCGTCGTGA
- a CDS encoding FadR/GntR family transcriptional regulator translates to MIRRMIEAIDLGLYSEGQQLPSEAELATQFGVATVTLREALGYLRQVGAIETRRGRNGGSFICRVEELPNELMLELLDEWSVIELRDFGDEHMAVAGMAARLAARRATPDSYRNIAFYIDSLGQAENRRKRCRADARFHMEIAAHSQSVRLTHAEIRLQSQLGELLWLPADQAEDVAAIQREHQDILEAVQQGDANLAGARAEAHVMKGIQRLISLKMSLMKPEARVIDEVS, encoded by the coding sequence GTGATCCGAAGGATGATAGAAGCCATCGATTTGGGGCTCTATTCAGAAGGGCAGCAGCTTCCGAGTGAAGCAGAGCTTGCCACACAATTCGGAGTAGCCACGGTTACCCTCCGCGAGGCGCTGGGATATCTCCGTCAAGTTGGGGCTATAGAGACCCGACGTGGTCGGAACGGAGGCAGCTTCATTTGCCGGGTGGAAGAACTCCCCAACGAGTTGATGCTTGAGCTGCTGGACGAATGGAGTGTTATCGAACTGCGTGATTTCGGCGATGAACATATGGCAGTCGCAGGGATGGCCGCCAGGCTTGCTGCGAGAAGGGCCACGCCTGACAGCTATCGCAATATAGCTTTTTATATAGATTCTTTGGGGCAAGCTGAGAATCGACGCAAACGATGCCGTGCAGATGCTAGATTCCATATGGAGATAGCGGCCCACTCCCAATCGGTGCGCTTAACGCATGCTGAGATACGCCTTCAGTCTCAGCTGGGCGAATTACTTTGGCTACCCGCCGATCAGGCAGAAGACGTTGCCGCAATTCAGCGAGAGCATCAGGATATTCTTGAGGCAGTTCAACAAGGTGATGCCAATCTAGCGGGCGCTCGCGCAGAAGCGCATGTTATGAAAGGAATACAGCGACTGATTTCGCTGAAAATGTCGCTAATGAAACCTGAGGCACGGGTCATTGATGAAGTCTCCTGA
- a CDS encoding cache domain-containing protein, with protein sequence MKSPEAKNQRLQCRLNINNAIASVFGDIEHVAQEFERLWSKKVGPGRSPASADLKLLRVVADKLLVDNNRWMLGTGVVLEPGVLSDCDMYCEWRHLVGEGRPAQLDLNFNRGSDSYYNYREMPWFTRPRDLGTTTIEGPYIDLYGQDAYILTFARPLHVDGDFIGVAGADVDLGRFERALTPSLLALEHQAILLNEEGRVVASNTSDWLPGERMRDSADFETVVTSLGEQYTQWSLLEYTSVAM encoded by the coding sequence ATGAAGTCTCCTGAAGCAAAAAACCAACGTCTGCAGTGTAGGCTCAATATCAATAACGCTATTGCTAGTGTTTTTGGAGATATTGAGCATGTGGCGCAAGAGTTTGAGCGACTTTGGAGCAAAAAGGTAGGACCTGGTCGATCGCCAGCTTCTGCAGATTTGAAACTCCTGCGAGTGGTCGCTGACAAACTATTAGTTGATAATAATCGCTGGATGCTGGGCACTGGTGTCGTTTTGGAACCGGGCGTCCTGTCGGATTGTGATATGTACTGCGAATGGCGGCATTTGGTAGGAGAGGGACGCCCCGCCCAGCTCGATTTGAATTTCAATCGGGGCAGCGATAGCTATTACAACTATAGGGAAATGCCCTGGTTCACTCGCCCCCGTGATTTGGGGACAACGACAATTGAGGGACCTTACATTGATTTGTATGGTCAGGACGCATATATCTTAACCTTTGCTCGCCCGTTGCACGTTGACGGTGACTTCATAGGAGTTGCTGGCGCAGATGTCGACTTGGGTCGATTCGAGCGAGCACTTACCCCCAGCTTGTTGGCCTTGGAACATCAGGCCATACTGCTCAACGAAGAAGGGAGAGTGGTGGCTAGTAATACATCCGATTGGCTTCCGGGCGAGCGAATGCGCGATTCTGCAGATTTTGAGACAGTCGTGACCTCGTTGGGCGAGCAATACACCCAATGGTCGTTACTAGAGTATACCTCTGTCGCTATGTGA
- a CDS encoding IS110 family transposase, with the protein MEACAGAHWLGCKLKGLGFQVRILPAQYVKPFVQNQKNDANDALAIAEASQRPSVRPAPIKTQSQLHLQTLHRVRDRLVNQRTRLINQMRGFLLEEGIILRTGVGNFKNQLPVVLSDPSEEISPAMTALINELWDELLGLERRLKSINSQIEAWASQDQAARRLQSVPGIGALSATAIIAAIGNAARFNKARDFSAWPGLG; encoded by the coding sequence ATGGAGGCCTGTGCGGGCGCTCACTGGCTGGGGTGCAAACTCAAAGGATTGGGCTTCCAGGTTCGAATTCTACCAGCGCAGTATGTGAAGCCCTTCGTCCAGAATCAGAAAAATGATGCCAACGACGCGCTGGCAATCGCTGAAGCCAGTCAGCGGCCATCGGTGAGACCGGCACCGATCAAGACCCAATCCCAGTTGCACCTTCAGACTCTTCATCGGGTTCGAGATCGTTTGGTGAATCAGCGAACCCGCTTGATCAATCAAATGCGTGGGTTCTTGTTGGAGGAAGGCATCATTCTGCGCACCGGTGTCGGCAACTTCAAAAATCAACTTCCAGTCGTGTTAAGCGATCCGTCTGAGGAAATTTCGCCGGCAATGACTGCTTTGATAAATGAACTCTGGGATGAGCTGCTTGGCCTGGAGAGGCGCCTGAAATCAATTAACTCCCAGATAGAAGCTTGGGCTTCCCAGGACCAGGCAGCCCGAAGACTTCAATCTGTACCCGGCATCGGAGCTTTGTCTGCGACTGCTATCATCGCGGCAATTGGTAACGCGGCTCGATTCAATAAAGCTCGTGATTTTTCGGCCTGGCCTGGCTTGGGTTAG
- a CDS encoding MFS transporter, with amino-acid sequence MKILRNSMPESWSLVFSAFAAAYGVGLIALLALPFLISAIISDLGLNEAQAGYLMSAEFLFMMLASLAVAPFMGRAPRRTLALSGAFVAILANIASAMVVDVTTLAALRCAAGAGAGLGLACGNACVSSARDPDNVAGHMNILFVALMIVVMIVFARTMASAGLSGLYYSLAITQAVMVLFIFKMPQRATTTVTLQQASSARPNSTLLSPVGILMMLATLLFSLRDTMGWAFSEQVGIRVGYDGETLGLLFSLQAFVGLGGPLLVALIGNRFGLSKPVIIGILLCGASSLFYVLGENSIAMYTTGVMMIAFTYFYTLAYLTSLAASLDREGRVVAACGSFLTLGIAAGPGVSGTLIAIGGYELTGWAIAVAVILTLLAVAGPLRKAEERRQAELLEVSRAASAA; translated from the coding sequence GTGAAAATATTGCGAAACTCAATGCCGGAAAGCTGGTCATTGGTCTTTTCTGCTTTCGCCGCCGCCTATGGTGTGGGTTTGATTGCGCTGCTAGCTCTGCCGTTTCTTATTAGCGCAATCATCAGTGATCTAGGTCTCAATGAAGCTCAAGCTGGCTACTTAATGTCTGCTGAGTTCCTATTTATGATGCTTGCTTCTCTTGCTGTTGCCCCTTTCATGGGTCGGGCGCCTCGTCGAACTTTGGCTCTTTCAGGCGCTTTTGTAGCCATCCTGGCAAACATTGCTTCCGCCATGGTTGTTGATGTGACAACGTTGGCTGCCCTGCGTTGTGCGGCTGGTGCAGGGGCGGGCTTGGGATTAGCTTGTGGCAACGCTTGTGTGTCCAGCGCACGAGATCCGGACAATGTCGCCGGCCACATGAACATACTGTTTGTGGCTCTGATGATTGTGGTAATGATTGTTTTCGCCCGCACCATGGCTAGCGCCGGCCTCTCAGGGCTTTACTATTCCTTGGCCATCACTCAGGCAGTTATGGTCCTTTTCATCTTTAAGATGCCCCAACGGGCTACCACTACTGTGACACTCCAACAGGCCTCTTCTGCTAGACCGAACAGCACACTGCTCTCTCCCGTGGGGATACTTATGATGCTGGCTACTCTCCTTTTTTCCCTTCGTGACACTATGGGTTGGGCTTTCTCTGAGCAGGTAGGTATTCGTGTCGGCTACGACGGTGAAACATTGGGGCTGCTCTTTTCACTCCAAGCATTTGTTGGGCTAGGCGGTCCATTGTTGGTCGCGCTGATAGGTAACCGTTTTGGACTGAGCAAGCCAGTAATCATTGGCATCTTGCTGTGCGGCGCCTCGAGCTTGTTCTATGTGCTGGGTGAAAACTCCATCGCCATGTACACGACTGGCGTCATGATGATTGCTTTCACCTATTTCTACACGCTGGCGTACCTCACGTCCTTGGCTGCTTCGCTGGATCGTGAGGGCAGAGTGGTTGCAGCTTGCGGCAGCTTCCTGACCCTTGGCATTGCTGCGGGGCCCGGCGTCTCAGGAACCTTGATCGCAATCGGAGGATACGAGTTAACTGGCTGGGCTATAGCGGTCGCCGTGATTCTCACACTGTTGGCTGTAGCTGGTCCTTTGCGGAAAGCAGAAGAGCGCCGACAGGCCGAGCTTCTCGAGGTCAGTCGAGCGGCGAGCGCTGCCTGA
- a CDS encoding cytochrome P450, giving the protein MSKLNVEPADQASYLDVSDPNFSIRSEEVQEAREKNWYARTPYGIAVLRYDDVNTLVRDRRLRQGSYAWPAHNDAHGSFSDWWMRMLLSKEGADHSRLRRLANPAFAPKLVKKMTPDFHEIADELIADFIEEGECDFVAQFSEPYATQVICLLLGLPRSEWKNLAELASEMGLALGVTFKRDEARINDATDKLFEYAKTVVENIKKEGLDDDFLSSLVRANQDDSEALSDQELLDMIVLAIFGGIDTTRNQIALAMDMFIQHPDQWKLLGEQPDLARAAVEEVMRVRPTVTWVTREALEDFNYKGLEIKQGTTVHLFSQSAGTDPRAFGDSEFDITAKRCPHFGFGAGAHLCIGHFIARGDMTVALSKLAPRLLDPEYAGSPEWLPDSGNTGPLSLPIRFQVGGEA; this is encoded by the coding sequence ATGTCCAAACTAAATGTTGAACCAGCCGACCAGGCCTCTTACTTGGATGTGTCCGATCCAAATTTCTCGATCCGCTCGGAAGAGGTTCAAGAAGCTCGGGAAAAGAATTGGTACGCGCGTACGCCATACGGCATTGCGGTTCTGCGATACGACGACGTTAACACCTTGGTCAGAGACCGTCGCCTGCGTCAGGGAAGCTACGCGTGGCCGGCACACAATGATGCCCATGGAAGCTTTTCCGATTGGTGGATGCGCATGCTTCTAAGCAAAGAGGGCGCTGACCACTCGCGGCTTCGTCGCCTGGCTAATCCTGCTTTCGCTCCGAAGCTCGTAAAGAAAATGACTCCCGATTTCCACGAGATCGCTGATGAACTCATCGCTGATTTCATTGAGGAGGGTGAATGCGACTTTGTTGCACAGTTCTCTGAGCCCTATGCAACCCAGGTCATCTGCCTACTTTTGGGGCTGCCTCGGAGCGAGTGGAAAAATTTGGCCGAGCTTGCCTCAGAGATGGGTCTGGCTCTTGGTGTTACGTTCAAGCGTGATGAAGCGCGAATTAACGATGCCACTGACAAGCTCTTCGAGTATGCAAAGACCGTGGTCGAAAACATTAAGAAAGAAGGTCTCGACGACGACTTCTTGAGCAGTTTGGTAAGAGCAAATCAGGACGATAGCGAAGCACTGAGTGATCAGGAGCTTCTGGACATGATCGTGCTTGCGATTTTCGGCGGTATCGACACGACTCGCAATCAGATTGCTCTGGCAATGGACATGTTCATTCAGCACCCGGACCAATGGAAACTACTTGGCGAGCAGCCGGATCTTGCCAGAGCGGCAGTAGAAGAAGTGATGCGTGTGCGTCCTACCGTAACCTGGGTCACCCGTGAGGCTCTGGAAGACTTTAATTATAAAGGTCTCGAAATTAAGCAGGGCACAACCGTGCATCTGTTCAGTCAATCAGCCGGCACTGATCCGAGAGCATTCGGCGATTCAGAGTTCGATATAACTGCAAAGCGTTGCCCCCACTTCGGTTTTGGTGCTGGCGCGCACCTTTGTATTGGGCATTTCATCGCCCGTGGGGATATGACGGTGGCCCTGAGCAAGCTAGCTCCACGCCTTCTTGATCCAGAGTATGCGGGGTCCCCCGAGTGGTTGCCGGACAGCGGCAATACCGGCCCACTTAGCCTCCCGATTCGCTTTCAGGTTGGGGGAGAAGCATGA